The sequence CGGCAGCAAATTTGCGCTTGAAGGGATCTCCGATACCCTGAGCAAAGAGCTGCGGCCCTTCAATGTCTTCGTCACGGCGGTGGCGCCTGGCTCGTTTCGCACCGACTGGGCCGGCCGTTCGATGCAACGCACCGCGCGCAGCATTGCCGACTACGACGCCAGTTTCGACCCGATCCGCCAAGCCCGGGAAGCAAAAAGCGGCAAACAGCTCGGCGACCCGCAAAAGGCTGCGCAAGCGATGCTGCAGATCATCGATTGCCCCGAGCCTCCCGCCCATTTGTTACTCGGCAGTGATGCGTTGGGACTGGTGCGTGACCGCCTGCAACGGGCGCTCGACGAGATTGATCAATGGCAAGCGCTGAGCTGCTCCACCGATCACTGAGAGAGAAAACAATGACGCCGGCCGATACCAGCACCGCACGCATGGTGCAACTGATGGAAGTCCTCGCACCGGTCGAGGGCTACAATCTCAGCGCGCTCGATGACGTGCGCTTCCTGCGCTCGAATCGCCCACTGACCCGCACCCCGGTGTTGTACGACCCCGGCATTGTCATCCTCTGCCAGGGTCGCAAGCGCGGTTATCTGGGTGAGGACACCTACGTCTATGACGCGCAGCATTATCTGGTGGTGTCCGTGCCCATCCCCTTCACCATGGAGACCGACGCCACGGCAGCCGAGCCGATGCTCGCGATTTACATGCAACTGGATTTTCAGTTGGCCAGCGAGTTGATGTTGCAAGTCGATGAGGTGCATGGCGTCAGCGATGCTGAGCCAAAAGGCATGTACGCCTCGCCGATGGACGAAGCGCTGCGCACTACGACCCTGCGTTTTCTCGAGGCGATGAGCGTCGCCGGTGAAGCGCAAATTCTCGGGCCGGCGCTGGTACGCGAGATCTATTACCGCATTCTCACGGGCGAGCAAGGTGGATCAATGCGTGCCGCGCTGCACCGTCGCGGGCATTTCGGCAAGGTGAGCCGGGCGATCCGCAAGATTCACAGCTGTTATCGGCAGCGCCTCGACGTTGAGCAATTGGCCCACGAAGCGAGCATGAGCGTACCGAGTTTTCACCTGCACTTTCGCAGCGTGACCGATACCTCGCCGATGCAATACCTGAAGTCGACACGCCTGCATCAGGCGCGGCTGCTGATGCTGCGCCAAGCCATGAGCGCATCGGCGGCAGCGTTCGACGTCGGTTATGAAAGCGCCTCGCAATTCAGTCGCGAGTTCAAACGATTTTTCGGCCGCACGCCGCAGGCGGAGATTGAATGGATGAAGGCGACGTACTCATTGCCGCCGCCGACAACGCCTTCCGAATTCGTGTCGTCGCACTAGACCGGTCATTTCGCGGGATGAAGCGCCGCGCCGTGGTGCATTGCCAGATGCCCGGTCTTGTCACTTTTGACTTCGTACTGCGGCTCGTCCTTGGAAGCAGGCCGATGGCGGCCCATGAACTCGACATCCCAGGTGTGCACCTTGACCACCTTGCCGCGAATCTCGCCGGCTTCGCTGTTCCAGTGAACCGCGTCGCCGACCTTGAATGACGTGCTCATGGCCTGTTCCCCACACTTATTCAATCCGGTCATTGCGACTCAGGATGCTCGCTCGACACCGAGTTGTTGGCCGCCACATCCGTCATGTCTTCATCGACTGGGGATTCTTCATCGGCGGGCAATGGAACCTCAGGCGGATTGCGTTCCGGATCATGCCCCGTCTCATTGTCCGTCGTCCGTGTCACGTTTTGCTGTGACCGGTTGCCCGGTGCATTTTCATCGATGTCCATGCTTGCTTCTCCGTTCTTGTACGCGGGATATCCGCGCTTAAACGTGAGAGGCAACGGCACAGCGCAAGTGCCGGGCACTGGACGAACGGTGCTCCAACGAAAAAAGCCTGCCGT comes from Pseudomonas sp. RU47 and encodes:
- a CDS encoding AraC family transcriptional regulator; its protein translation is MTPADTSTARMVQLMEVLAPVEGYNLSALDDVRFLRSNRPLTRTPVLYDPGIVILCQGRKRGYLGEDTYVYDAQHYLVVSVPIPFTMETDATAAEPMLAIYMQLDFQLASELMLQVDEVHGVSDAEPKGMYASPMDEALRTTTLRFLEAMSVAGEAQILGPALVREIYYRILTGEQGGSMRAALHRRGHFGKVSRAIRKIHSCYRQRLDVEQLAHEASMSVPSFHLHFRSVTDTSPMQYLKSTRLHQARLLMLRQAMSASAAAFDVGYESASQFSREFKRFFGRTPQAEIEWMKATYSLPPPTTPSEFVSSH
- a CDS encoding DUF2945 domain-containing protein — translated: MSTSFKVGDAVHWNSEAGEIRGKVVKVHTWDVEFMGRHRPASKDEPQYEVKSDKTGHLAMHHGAALHPAK